A single window of Sebastes umbrosus isolate fSebUmb1 chromosome 16, fSebUmb1.pri, whole genome shotgun sequence DNA harbors:
- the LOC119474436 gene encoding psychosine receptor-like: MACHLVNDIRCEHMNASSAMENLSLATNHSECYSVDSASRRRSFLFFYLAIIITAIPSNAFSLYVSWQHIRQKNELGVYLFNLALSDLTFTIGLSLWLDFHWKGAWAHGGYVCVLSVCSLFTNFYTSDAFLCCIAVDRYLAVVHPLKFTFLRKVGTAAAVSVAIWVLVVCFNAATITWEDSYHEYNKFSLCFDIFLPMSENLARVNVARFILGFIIPFLLLVFSTWGICEAVKSNQATEEQERKRISKLLTVVLLCLLFCFGPIHVMMLLRTLWDDCRNVAWLLYPYKISIAISCLNCLADPLLYCFITRTGKANVNQVVLFFQVKKRSKDEDVV; the protein is encoded by the exons ATGGCCTGTCACCTAGTAAATGACATACG GTGTGAGCATATGAACGCCTCATCTGCGATGGAAAACTTAAGCCTGGCCACAAATCATTCAGAATGCTACTCGGTTGACAGCGCGTCCAGGAGGAggtcatttctgtttttctaccTGGCGATCATCATCACTGCCATCCCGTCCAACGCCTTCTCCCTCTACGTGTCCTGGCAGCACATTAGACAGAAGAACGAGCTCGGTGTGTATCTATTCAATCTGGCCCTGAGTGACCTGACCTTCACCATCGGCCTCTCTCTGTGGCTCGACTTCCATTGGAAAGGAGCTTGGGCCCACGGCGGCTACGTGTGtgtgctgtctgtctgctctctcttcACTAACTTTTACACCAGCGATGCTTTCCTCTGCTGCATCGCTGTTGACCGCTACCTGGCAGTGGTTCACCCATTAAAGTTCACTTTCTTGAGGAAAGTCGGCACTGCAGCAGCGGTCAGCGTTGCCATTTGGGTGTTGGTGGTCTGTTTCAACGCCGCCACCATCACCTGGGAGGACTCGTACCATGAATACAACAAGTTTTCACTGTGCTTTGATATTTTCCTCCCGATGTCAGAGAACCTGGCTCGGGTTAATGTAGCACGCTTCATCCTGGGTTTCATTATTCCctttctcctgttggtgttttcCACCTGGGGGATCTGTGAGGCGGTGAAATCCAACCAGGCCACAGAGGAACAGGAACGTAAACGGATTTCGAAGTTGCTGACAGTAGTTCTGCTCTGCCTTTTGTTCTGCTTCGGACCTATCCACGTCATGATGCTCCTCCGCACATTATGGGACGACTGCAGGAACGTTGCATGGCTCCTTTATCCTTACAAGATCAGCATAGCTATCTCATGCCTCAACTGCCTTGCTGACCCTCTCCTTTACTGCTTCATCACTAGAACGGGGAAGGCAAATGTCAATCAGGTTGTTCTCTTCTTCCAGGTAAAGAAGAGGAGTAAAGATGAAGATGTGGTGTAG
- the LOC119475047 gene encoding ovarian cancer G-protein coupled receptor 1-like: protein MDAAPLNQTNTTTSTSCTVDSSIEKHMYPAVYSLFFIVGFPANCLSLYVAWMLMRNGNNIAVYLINLSISDLLYTISLPVWIELALQRPLGGLCSVVAVIMQNSFYVGSGLLCCISVDRYLAVVYPLHFHWVREVRTAALVSLAVWILEISIHIILLDHTEALQAFSSRDLCEERTPMAQEDAHLALTRVILGFLIPIFIMTFCFQQIMKSLRQSASILTEERRKVGVLLFLLLLTYIVAFLPYQIVMLLRATLEPGACIWATRLRDPYLVTVATTTINSVLDPIIYCLISESARREIRKAVDKCWGVFVRRKWPESSSGIQSIS, encoded by the coding sequence ATGGACGCAGCACCTCTCAACCAGACAAACACCACAACATCTACATCGTGCACCGTGGACTCCTCAATAGAAAAGCACATGTATCCAGCGGtctattctcttttttttattgtgggcTTCCCGGCTAACTGCCTGTCTCTGTATGTAGCCTGGATGCTGATGAGGAATGGGAACAACATAGCGGTCTACCTCATCAACCTGTCTATCTCTGACCTGCTCTACACCATCTCTCTGCCTGTGTGGATTGAGCTGGCCCTGCAGAGGCCTCTGGGTGGTCTCTGCAGCGTAGTGGCTGTGATCATGCAAAACAGCTTTTACGTCGGCTCAGGCCTCCTCTGCTGCATCTCCGTTGATCGCTACCTAGCAGTGGTCTACCCTCTCCACTTCCACTGGGTCCGAGAGGTGCGGACAGCAGCACTAGTGAGTCTTGCTGTTTGGATTTTGGAGATTTCCATCCACATCATCTTGCTTGACCACACGGAGGCGCTGCAAGCTTTCTCCTCAAGAGACCTGTGTGAGGAGCGAACACCCATGGCACAAGAAGATGCCCACCTCGCCCTCACACGAGTCATCCTGGGTTTCTTGATCCCCATCTTCATCATGACCTTTTGTTTCCAGCAGATCATGAAGTCACTCCGACAGAGCGCCTCCATCCTGACAGAGGAGCGCAGGAAAGTAGGAGTGCTGTTGTTCCTCCTTCTTCTAACCTACATAGTGGCCTTTTTGCCGTACCAGATCGTCATGCTGCTCAGGGCCACGCTGGAGCCCGGGGCCTGCATCTGGGCCACGAGGCTCAGGGATCCGTACCTGGTCACAGTTGCCACGACGACCATAAACAGTGTACTGGATCCCATAATATACTGTTTAATCAGTGAGAGCGCTCGGAGAGAGATTAGGAAAGCTGTGGATAAATGTTGGGGAGTTTTTGTGAGGAGGAAATGGCCCGAGAGCTCCAGTGGAATTCAGTCAATTTCCTAA
- the LOC119475046 gene encoding B2 bradykinin receptor-like, whose translation MALLPTSVPSNFSTAAIYGDQNNTNGAAQQQCPDAEMKGWYFTVLPVYILLITVLGIVLNVFVLMVFCFHKKACTVAEIYLSNMAAADLVLMSCLPFWAVYVSNGFNWHFGVFLCKVVNMGINMNAYSSIYFLILVSVDRCVALVHPLSHGRMRRPKYAKLGCLLVWCFGLLLSVPTLVYRGVKHYPDYNITGCYLNYPNHTVQLVFDGILFVFGFIIPIFIISYCTLKIIQALNNRLMLNTQRTEQKATTLVLAVLLAFMICWVPFHVVKILEALLKAEVLSGCSITSILNTCKNIFMYLAFFNSVLNPILYVIVGENFRKKVRKVFKQWSTDRTTTLNTTFTRSKLLRSVKTVSS comes from the exons ATGGCTCTCCTGCCTACAAG CGTCCCCTCTAACTTCAGCACTGCCGCTATAtatggagaccaaaacaacacCAATGGAGCAGCACAACAGCAGTGTCCTGATGCAGAAATGAAGGGCTGGTACTTCACTGTGCTGCCGGTTTATATCCTGCTCATCACTGTGCTGGGAATCGTGTTGAATGTGTTTGTCCTGATGGTTTTCTGCTTCCACAAGAAGGCCTGCACCGTGGCTGAGATCTACTTGAGCAACATGGCTGCTGCTGACCTCGTCCTGATGTCCTGTTTGCCTTTCTGGGCCGTCTACGTGTCCAACGGTTTCAATTGGCATTTTGGTGTGTTCCTGTGCAAAGTCGTCAACATGGGCATCAATATGAACGCTTACAGCAGCATCTACTTCCTCATTCTGGTTAGCGTAGATCGCTGTGTGGCACTGGTGCACCCGCTGTCCCATGGTAGAATGCGTAGGCCAAAATATGCCAAACTGGGCTGTCTGCTGGTGTGGTGTTTCGGCTTGCTCCTGAGTGTCCCCACACTGGTCTATAGGGGAGTGAAACATTATCCTGATTATAATATAACTGGATGTTATCTGAACTACCCAAACCACACTGTGCAGCTGGTCTTTGATGGGATATTGTTCGTTTTTGGCTTCATCATCCccattttcattatttcttaCTGCACTCTCAAGATTATTCAAGCTCTGAATAACCGGTTAATGTTAAACACACAGAGGACGGAGCAAAAGGCCACCACTCTGGTGCTGGCGGTCCTCCTGGCGTTTATGATCTGCTGGGTGCCGTTCCACGTGGTTAAGATACTAGAAGCGCTCTTAAAAGCCGAAGTCCTGAGTGGGTGTAGCATCACCTCCATCCTAAACACCTGCAAGAATATCTTCATGTACTTAGCCTTCTTCAATAGTGTTCTCAACCCCATCCTATACGTCATTGTAGGAGAGAACTTCCGTAAAAAAGTTAGGAAGGTCTTTAAGCAATGGAGCACTGACAGAACAACGACCCTCAACACCACTTTCACACGCTCCAAACTGTTGAGAAGTGTTAAAACTGTCTCAAGTTGA
- the bdkrb1 gene encoding B1 bradykinin receptor — translation MEPTTLASVATPWSENSSASPPFGPSEFPISAEWEHVHTIIPPYIFTLSLLGLLFNSFVLAVFFAHKDRLTVAEIYLSNLALADFILLCGLPFWAMYILNGFNWPYGDALCKLVNSVIIINFYTSIYTLVMISVDRYLALVKTMKARWLRRTLYAKVICSILWILAVILSTPTMVHRKVKFIKGLETMSCILDYSHDSSWKLAHQILMNVVGFVLPVMVIVFSSGNIIKALVLRKESVAFHDTNDTKATALLYAVTLLFLLCWGPFQVFTFLDTLCDVRALDEKLWGHTLDIGGQVSVYLAFLNSTLNPLLYVFSGQYFRRKVSAIYRRTRHPRRGSDMTTYQRSVVSTYINRTEQIKTVIIFNAKDQM, via the coding sequence ATGGAGCCAACGACGCTTGCATCTGTGGCAACACCATGGTCTGAAAACAGCAGTGCGTCCCCGCCATTCGGTCCATCAGAGTTTCCCATCTCTGCAGAATGGGAGCATGTCCACACCATCATTCCCCCGTACATCTTCACCTTATCCCTGCTAGGCCTCCTCTTTAACAGCTTTGTCCTGGCGGTGTTCTTCGCCCACAAGGATCGACTGACTGTAGCGGAGATCTACCTGAGCAACCTGGCGCTGGCTGACTTTATCCTCCTGTGTGGCCTCCCCTTCTGGGCCATGTACATCCTCAATGGCTTCAACTGGCCGTACGGAGATGCCTTATGCAAACTGGTCAACtccgtcatcatcatcaatttCTACACCAGCATCTACACGCTGGTCATGATTAGCGTTGACCGCTACCTGGCGCTTGTGAAGACCATGAAGGCCAGGTGGCTGAGACGGACACTCTATGCCAAGGTGATCTGCTCCATCCTGTGGATATTAGCGGTCATACTGAGCACGCCAACCATGGTTCACAGAAAGGTGAAGTTCATCAAGGGGTTGGAGACAATGTCCTGTATACTGGATTACAGTCACGACAGCTCTTGGAAGTTGGCCCATCAGATTCTGATGAATGTGGTGGGCTTTGTACTCCCTGTTATGGTCATTGTTTTCAGCAGTGGAAACATAATCAAGGCTTTAGTTCTGAGAAAGGAAAGTGTTGCTTTTCATGACACTAATGACACAAAGGCAACAGCACTGTTGTACGCTGTCACACTACTATTCTTACTATGTTGGGGTCCCTTCCAGGTCTTCACCTTCCTCGACACACTCTGTGATGTCCGAGCGCTGGATGAGAAGCTCTGGGGTCACACTCTGGATATAGGAGGCCAGGTTTCAGTGTATCTGGCCTTTCTCAACAGCACCTTAAACCCACTGCTGTACGTCTTCTCAGGGCAGTACTTTAGGAGGAAAGTCAGCGCCATCTACAGGAGGACTAGACATCCTCGCAGAGGATCAGACATGACCACATATCAACGCTCTGTTGTGTCCACTTACATTAACAGAACGGAGCAAATTAAGACCGTGATCATTTTTAATGCAAAGGATCAGATGTAA
- the LOC119474670 gene encoding B2 bradykinin receptor-like, which yields MENATRAELVCNNTDAWDWVHTMQPAYMSIICLLGVIGNSFVLCVFCLQKRRSSVADIYLSNLAAADLLMVSCLPFWVATIINKFHWRFGEPMCQLINIVIGMNYYCSVLFLTLVSVDRYLALTRPLTQGRERRAFWARGICFSIWIAGILLSFPAILFRSVEFFPSLGIDACFLAYPHEGWRLRYNMTVSTVGFLIPVTIASFCCYHITKVLRSSQKMRKGSRGSVERKAAYLVLVVLAVFVLCWLPYQVLVFLDTLDHFKIISGCTWVYVLDIGNQLATYLGYSNSSLNPFLYVIVGKHFKQRAREVFRLMLCKRKRQWGKSGHSNANLNSTKQTESTKI from the coding sequence ATGGAGAATGCCACAAGAGCTGAGCTTGTCTGCAACAACACAGATGCATGGGACTGGGTTCACACCATGCAGCCTGCCTACATGTCCATCATCTGCCTCCTCGGCGTGATCGGCAACTcctttgtgctgtgtgtgttctgcCTCCAGAAGCGGCGCAGCTCTGTGGCCGACATCTACCTGAGCAACCTGGCAGCAGCTGATCTCCTCATGGTTTCCTGCCTGCCGTTCTGGGTGGCAACCATTATCAACAAGTTCCACTGGAGGTTTGGGGAGCCCATGTGCCAGCTTATCAACATTGTCATTGGGATGAATTATTATTGCAGTGTGCTGTTCCTTACGCTCGTGAGCGTAGACAGATACCTGGCCCTCACTAGACCCCTGACacaggggagggagagacgGGCCTTCTGGGCACGCGGGATTTGCTTCAGTATCTGGATTGCTGGCATCTTGCTCAGTTTCCCTGCTATCCTCTTCCGCTCCGTGGAATTCTTCCCTAGTCTGGGCATTGACGCATGCTTCCTTGCATATCCCCATGAAGGCTGGAGGCTGCGCTACAACATGACTGTCAGCACAGTAGGCTTCCTTATCCCTGTTACCATTGCGTCCTTCTGTTGCTACCACATCACTAAAGTCCTTCGGAGCAGCCAGAAGATGAGAAAAGGCAGCAGAGGCAGCGTGGAAAGGAAGGCGGCGTACCTCGTTCTCGTCGTTCTGGCTGTGTTCGTGCTCTGCTGGCTGCCATACCAGGTTCTGGTCTTCTTGGACACCTTGGATCATTTCAAAATCATCTCTGGATGTACGTGGGTGTATGTGTTGGACATTGGAAACCAGTTGGCGACTTACCTTGGCTATAGTAACAGCTCATTGAATCCCTTCCTGTATGTGATTGTGGGGAAGCACTTTAAGCAGAGGGCACGGGAAGTGTTTAGACTAATGTTGTGCAAGAGGAAAAGGCAGTGGGGGAAGTCCGGTCATTCCAATGCCAATCTCAACTCAACTAAACAAACTGAGAGTACTAAAATCTAA
- the LOC119475012 gene encoding B2 bradykinin receptor-like isoform X2: protein MSLQPTSVPDFSTTALYGDQNNTNGTDCPDMYDWEWLHTGQPVYILLIAVLGIMFNVFVLMVFCFHKKACTVAEIYLSNLAAADLVLVSCLPFWAVYVSNGFNWPFGVFLCKVVNLGIKMNTYSSIYFLILVSVDRYVALVHTMSHGRMRRPKYAKLSCLLMWGFGLILSVPTLVFREVEYFPDYGTVCILNYPNHTVELLFDGMLIVFGFVIPISIISFCTIKIIQALKIQTIERFNAERTEQKATTLVLAVLLAFFICWVPFHVVTALDVLVRADVLGGCHLESVLDICNQIFTYFAFFNSVLNPILYVIVGKNFRKKVCEFFKQWKIRRTATIESSRSSNMSSTLKTLV, encoded by the coding sequence CGTCCCAGACTTCAGCACCACAGCTTTAtatggagaccaaaacaacacCAATGGCACAGATTGCCCTGATATGTACGACTGGGAATGGCTCCACACCGGCCAGCCAGTGTATATCCTGCTCATCGCCGTGCTGGGAATCATGTTCAACGTGTTTGTCCTGATGGTTTTCTGCTTCCACAAGAAGGCCTGCACCGTGGCCGAGATCTACTTGAGCAACTTGGCTGCTGCTGACCTCGTCCTGGTGTCCTGTTTGCCTTTCTGGGCCGTCTACGTATCCAACGGTTTCAATTGGCCTTTTGGTGTGTTCCTGTGCAAAGTCGTCAACCTGGGTATTAAGATGAACACCTACAGCAGCATCTACTTCCTCATTCTGGTTAGCGTAGATCGCTATGTAGCACTGGTGCATACAATGTCCCATGGTAGAATGCGTAGGCCAAAATATGCCAAACTGAGCTGTCTGCTGATGTGGGGTTTTGGCTTGATTCTGAGTGTCCCCACGCTCGTCTTTAGGGAAGTGGAATATTTTCCTGATTATGGTACTGTATGCATTCTCAACTACCCAAACCACACCGTGGAGCTGCTCTTTGATGGGATGTTGATAGTTTTTGGCTTCGTCATCCCCATTTCGATCATCTCATTCTGCACCATCAAGATTATTCAGGCTTTGAAGATCCAGACGATAGAGAGGTTCAATGCTGAGAGAACGGAGCAGAAGGCCACCACTCTGGTGCTGGCGGTCCTCCTGGCGTTCTTCATCTGCTGGGTGCCGTTCCACGTGGTCACCGCGCTGGACGTGCTCGTACGAGCTGACGTCCTGGGAGGGTGTCACCTCGAGTCTGTCCTAGACATCTGTAATCAGATCTTCACCTACTTTGCCTTCTTCAACAGTGTCCTCAACCCCATCCTCTACGTCATTGTAGGGAAGAACTTCCGTAAAAAAGTTTGTGAATTCTTCAAGCAGTGGAAAATTAGGAGAACAGCCACCATTGAGTCCTCACGTTCATCAAACATGTCCTCTACATTGAAGACGTTGGTATAA
- the LOC119475012 gene encoding B2 bradykinin receptor-like isoform X3, with translation MTLQPTSVPDFSTTALYGDQNNTNGTDCPDMYDWEWLHTGQPVYILLIAVLGIMFNVFVLMVFCFHKKACTVAEIYLSNLAAADLVLVSCLPFWAVYVSNGFNWPFGVFLCKVVNLGIKMNTYSSIYFLILVSVDRYVALVHTMSHGRMRRPKYAKLSCLLMWGFGLILSVPTLVFREVEYFPDYGTVCILNYPNHTVELLFDGMLIVFGFVIPISIISFCTIKIIQALKIQTIERFNAERTEQKATTLVLAVLLAFFICWVPFHVVTALDVLVRADVLGGCHLESVLDICNQIFTYFAFFNSVLNPILYVIVGKNFRKKVCEFFKQWKIRRTATIESSRSSNMSSTLKTLV, from the coding sequence CGTCCCAGACTTCAGCACCACAGCTTTAtatggagaccaaaacaacacCAATGGCACAGATTGCCCTGATATGTACGACTGGGAATGGCTCCACACCGGCCAGCCAGTGTATATCCTGCTCATCGCCGTGCTGGGAATCATGTTCAACGTGTTTGTCCTGATGGTTTTCTGCTTCCACAAGAAGGCCTGCACCGTGGCCGAGATCTACTTGAGCAACTTGGCTGCTGCTGACCTCGTCCTGGTGTCCTGTTTGCCTTTCTGGGCCGTCTACGTATCCAACGGTTTCAATTGGCCTTTTGGTGTGTTCCTGTGCAAAGTCGTCAACCTGGGTATTAAGATGAACACCTACAGCAGCATCTACTTCCTCATTCTGGTTAGCGTAGATCGCTATGTAGCACTGGTGCATACAATGTCCCATGGTAGAATGCGTAGGCCAAAATATGCCAAACTGAGCTGTCTGCTGATGTGGGGTTTTGGCTTGATTCTGAGTGTCCCCACGCTCGTCTTTAGGGAAGTGGAATATTTTCCTGATTATGGTACTGTATGCATTCTCAACTACCCAAACCACACCGTGGAGCTGCTCTTTGATGGGATGTTGATAGTTTTTGGCTTCGTCATCCCCATTTCGATCATCTCATTCTGCACCATCAAGATTATTCAGGCTTTGAAGATCCAGACGATAGAGAGGTTCAATGCTGAGAGAACGGAGCAGAAGGCCACCACTCTGGTGCTGGCGGTCCTCCTGGCGTTCTTCATCTGCTGGGTGCCGTTCCACGTGGTCACCGCGCTGGACGTGCTCGTACGAGCTGACGTCCTGGGAGGGTGTCACCTCGAGTCTGTCCTAGACATCTGTAATCAGATCTTCACCTACTTTGCCTTCTTCAACAGTGTCCTCAACCCCATCCTCTACGTCATTGTAGGGAAGAACTTCCGTAAAAAAGTTTGTGAATTCTTCAAGCAGTGGAAAATTAGGAGAACAGCCACCATTGAGTCCTCACGTTCATCAAACATGTCCTCTACATTGAAGACGTTGGTATAA